A window from Vulcanimicrobium alpinum encodes these proteins:
- a CDS encoding LptF/LptG family permease: protein MRSPAFARAPAPKLRLPILDAYLLREVAGPFGFALGAFFLFWFANIFVLAADYLVNKGAPLFLVLRFLLFRVPQATPLAFPFASLFGTLLGFGRLMADNEINALRTSGVSFLRIIRLPVLAGAAVAITSFLVNEHIAPIATDLSTRSFYQILYRSQTLPLEPDIFRADPSSGNVFYIQSVAADGKTMQNVQIYQPDRTSPFRQILTAKSARIEGTEIVLEKPDIARIKADGTVSALSVSGTEMRISLPMGDNGQNFLSSSFNDTFTMDSKRLAQDIKFRKQTGQGGTDLAGRELTLGGKYAYPFASFIAVIVAVPLAVRFGKRGRMLGVVLSIVLLFIYYGLVALAGAFGRNGSIDPYLAAWLPNIILAAVGGFLIWREDR, encoded by the coding sequence GTGCGGAGTCCGGCGTTCGCACGCGCCCCGGCGCCGAAACTCCGGCTGCCGATCCTCGACGCCTACCTGCTGCGTGAGGTAGCAGGCCCGTTCGGGTTCGCGCTCGGCGCGTTCTTCCTGTTCTGGTTCGCGAACATCTTCGTGCTCGCGGCCGACTATCTCGTCAACAAGGGCGCGCCGCTGTTTCTGGTGCTGCGCTTCCTGCTCTTCCGCGTCCCGCAGGCGACGCCGCTCGCGTTTCCGTTCGCGAGCCTGTTCGGGACGCTGCTCGGCTTCGGCCGCCTGATGGCGGACAACGAGATCAACGCGCTGCGCACCTCCGGCGTGTCGTTTCTGCGGATCATCCGCCTGCCGGTGCTCGCGGGGGCGGCGGTTGCGATCACGTCGTTCCTGGTGAACGAGCACATCGCGCCGATCGCAACCGACCTCTCGACCCGCAGCTTCTATCAGATTCTGTACCGGTCGCAGACGCTGCCGCTCGAACCAGATATCTTCCGCGCCGACCCCTCGAGCGGGAACGTGTTCTACATTCAATCCGTTGCCGCAGACGGAAAGACGATGCAGAACGTGCAGATCTATCAGCCCGATCGCACGTCGCCGTTTCGCCAGATTCTCACCGCGAAATCCGCGCGCATCGAGGGGACGGAGATCGTGCTGGAAAAGCCGGACATCGCACGCATCAAAGCCGACGGCACCGTGAGCGCGCTCTCGGTGTCGGGGACGGAGATGCGGATCTCGCTGCCGATGGGTGACAATGGGCAGAATTTCTTGAGCAGCTCGTTCAACGACACGTTCACGATGGATTCGAAGCGGCTTGCGCAGGACATCAAGTTCCGCAAGCAGACCGGACAAGGCGGAACGGATCTCGCCGGCCGCGAGCTGACGCTCGGCGGCAAGTACGCGTATCCGTTCGCGTCGTTCATCGCCGTGATCGTCGCGGTGCCGCTCGCGGTGCGGTTCGGCAAGCGCGGGCGGATGCTCGGCGTTGTGCTGTCGATCGTGCTGCTGTTCATCTACTACGGTCTGGTCGCGCTGGCCGGCGCGTTCGGCCGCAACGGTTCGATCGATCCCTACCTCGCGGCGTGGCTGCCGAACATCATCCTCGCGGCGGTCGGCGGGTTTCTGATCTGGCGCGAGGACCGGTGA
- a CDS encoding lytic transglycosylase domain-containing protein, whose amino-acid sequence MSPRALWTSALLAFAALSGCSGGGLLPGGPHSMPPDRLSALVRGASSTNAVDPKLVFAMIDAESHGDPSAVSRVGAQGLMQLMPDTSALYGVVNPFDPYQNVDGGTRYLHDLLRRYRGNVRLAVAAYNAGPGAVDAARGIPHYAETRAYVDRVVAGLR is encoded by the coding sequence GTGTCCCCGCGTGCCCTTTGGACCTCGGCTCTCCTCGCCTTCGCTGCGCTCTCCGGATGCAGCGGCGGCGGCTTGCTGCCCGGCGGTCCGCACTCGATGCCCCCGGACCGCTTGAGCGCGCTCGTGCGCGGGGCGTCGAGCACGAACGCCGTCGACCCGAAACTGGTCTTCGCGATGATCGACGCCGAGTCGCACGGCGATCCCAGCGCCGTCTCGCGCGTCGGCGCGCAGGGGCTCATGCAGCTGATGCCCGACACCTCGGCGCTGTACGGCGTCGTCAACCCATTCGACCCGTATCAGAACGTCGACGGCGGGACGCGCTACCTGCACGACCTGCTGCGGCGCTACCGCGGCAACGTCCGGCTGGCCGTCGCGGCCTACAATGCGGGGCCGGGCGCCGTCGATGCCGCTCGCGGGATCCCGCACTACGCGGAGACGCGCGCCTACGTCGACCGCGTCGTCGCCGGCTTGCGATAA